From a single Gracilimonas sp. genomic region:
- a CDS encoding DUF3185 family protein, with protein sequence MNRIVAIALLLAGALLLYFGYQEYNSLGSELDQAFGGSGSTDAIVMLVVGVVAVILGGSRLAKKK encoded by the coding sequence ATGAATCGCATTGTTGCTATTGCACTCCTCCTCGCCGGCGCTCTCCTTCTTTATTTTGGTTACCAGGAATACAACTCGCTGGGTTCAGAACTTGATCAAGCCTTTGGCGGATCGGGCTCTACCGATGCTATCGTGATGCTTGTTGTTGGAGTTGTAGCTGTTATTTTAGGTGGATCGAGGCTGGCTAAGAAAAAGTAG